In Gimesia panareensis, the genomic window TCACATCCGAAACAAAGGCAGCCGTATCCAGGTAACGGTTGGAGCGGATCATGCCCACCAGCGTGTGCATCGTCATGATCGACATGCAGGCTTTCATCCCATGCCCGGAAGCATCTCCCACCAGCAGCACCAGATTCTCATCATCCAGCATGAACACATCGTAATAATCACCGCCTGCCAGCGTCACCGGCTGTCCGCCAAACACGCGAATCTGTGAAGATTCATACCGCGCCGACACATCAAAGCGGTCCGGCGAAATGATATTGCTGGGGATGATCGATTCCTGCAGCTTGCGAACCGATTCCACTTCTTCCCGCAACCGCTCTGCCACAAACCGTTCCCGCTCCGCTTTGACGGAATTCACAACGCTCTCCAGCGTCACTTCCATCAGGAACATGAAGTCCCCTCCTTCATCGCGGATAATATAAGCCCGCATGCCGGCTGTCAGGAATCGAGCCAGATGGAACGTATCCTGCCCGGGACAGGCTCCCACGATCGGCGTATCCAGGTGCTGCTGACGCACCTGCTCAAAATGATCGTAAGCCGTCTGGGGATCAGGGCTCGTAATCGACATCAGAATGATGTCCCACTGCCCCTTCTCGGATGCCGCTGAGAGAAATTCTTCCGGCGTCTCGCAAAGCACCACGTCATTATCACTCACCCCGAGATACATGGAGATGAGCTCACATTCCTGGAGATTGTCCCACCCGACAAGAATTCGCATATCTGGCCCGCCTGTCTATTTCGAATTCAGTTCATGGATTCATGATTTGTTAATACGATCATCATACATGCTTCACATTCATTACGCGAATGATTTTTTTCATAAACACCGGTGTCCAATTCACATCCCAGTTGTTCCATCAGGCAACAGAACAACAGACTGAACATACTTGAGCCCCAAGTCATTTTAACTGTTTATCCGCTGAACAATTTGCCCTTGATCCGCTCCTGCCGAATCGTATGTTGGTCCCAATCTGGCTCGCGCGCGAGGCAGGTCAACGTGCACGGGAACACGACGCACCAGTGAGGCAAATGCACCTGAAACGTCATCGATTTTCACCAGGTTTTTACTGGAACAATTTGAACCCGTTCGAATTGTTCTCCCTCTGATCTGGCCAAATCGGGACAAATTCTGGCCAAAAATGGACACAATCAGGACAAAAACCGGACACAATCCGGCCACATTGGGACAAAATTTTGTCCTGATCCCCACAAACGATTCAGCAAAATTCGAACCTTCGGTTAACACCGGCGTCTGCAAATCGCGAGTAGGTATCTGAGAGTACAAAATTACGAACGGTTCCATAATTACTCCTCTCATCAAAACGGTCCGTGTGCCACTGCTCGGCTTGTCCGACAGTGCATCTCAGAGATCGTTTTCCCACCTCAACAGATCCTCCCTCACCACTGAATAAACTGGACTGGACTCAGAGCCGCGCCTGACCAGAATGCCTGGTTATGCGTCGCGCGCGCGAGTGCACACTATCTTTACACTGAAACATCCGGCACCAATGCAGCAAACACACTATAAAACCCTCTGGTTTCAGCACGCTTTGAAAACAACTGCTCATCGATGCACTCCGATTCTGGTCAACTTTTACCGCTTATAACCGCATAAAAACCGCTGATTGCCAACAATGACACGTTCTATCACCTAGTCCCGCAGAACAGAGAAAAGCAGCTCAATCAAAATCAAAGGATACGCCCGAATGCAATTCTGTCCCAGTGGAGCAAGCAGGATACTGACAGAGAATGCATCCAGGACAGGAGATCCATATCCTCTTACCTGACAGGAATCACAAACCTTTTCGCCCCCCCATCGCCAGCCAATTATATGTGACGTCACCAGAGCCACGCAGATGAAAAGAGACTACGACTGAATTTAAGCAGTGCACATAATAACCAGTCACTAAGTACAATGGGTTCCTCTGGAAGTCATGCATGAGCGTCACCACGCACAACCCTTTTCGTACGTTTCGCGTCTTTCGTGGTAGAAAATTTCGTGATGCTGTGTCATTGCTGACTCGCCAGCAATGATCGTGAAAACGCATCAACATGGATAAGTAAAGGGTCCGCCCGAATGCAATTCGGGCCGAGCGCAGCGAGCAGGAAACTGTCAGCGTTGCGTTCAAGAGAGACACAGGTCGTTTGCTCTCGAGACCGTCCTGGATGGAGGTTGGAAAGAGAAATAGCACTCGTACCTCAACCCTGACGGTTTCCTGTTGTCTATGACAACCTCGAATTTCATTCGGGGGCACCCACTGTTTCTCCTGCACGCCTCCCCTAATTTCTTTCGTGCTTTTCGTGCCGTTCGTGGTGGTAAATCATTCACCTGTTTCGTGGTGCAACCGGATAACCTCGCATGCAGTTCGGGCATGAAATGGAGGGGGGACCTATGTGCCCGCACGCCTGGCCGTCGGGTGGCACCGTTGGCTCGTCCAACGGTGATCAAAAACCAGCCCTGCACAAGCTACTCCTCAGTAAAACCTGTACCTTCATCTGGTTTTTACTTTACATTCACCTCGCTGCTTTATAATGGAAGAAGCATTGGTCAGGCACTGAGTCCTTATATCGTACTACATAAGAATACGGTCCGTGAAACGGCACATGATTCCCGCATGCTGCAAGAGCGCTTCAGCGTACAACATCATTCTTATTTCACGGCTGGTCCGGCATCGGTCAGCCCCCTGGGCTCACAAGCGGCTCCGTCAGACCAGATTCACCCTCACTCCAGTCGGCCAGTTCCCTTCCACTGCGCAAACCATGCGGGGAAAGAACGTCTTCCCCCGGAGGAATATAACAACCGTCTGGCAGTCCCTCTCTCTGCAACCAAGGATACTGCTATGAGACCTCAAAAGTACCAGTTACTCTCCCTGATTCTGCCGGCGCTGGCAGCGATCACATGCCTGACGATCGCCCTCCCGGCACACGCCGAACAGAAAAAACCCAACATCCTGCTGATCGTCTCCGATGACACCGGCTACGGTGATCTGGGCCCCTATGGTGGCGGTGAAGGTCGTGGCATGCCCACTCCCAATATCGATAAGATGGCCCGCGCAGGCATGACCTTCTTCTCTTTCTACGCTCAGCCCAGTTGCACCCCCGGTCGTGCTGCCATCCAGACGGGTCGCATCCCCAACCGCAGCGGGATGACGACCGTCTCCTTCCCGGGACAGGGGGGCGGACTTCCCAAAGCGGAATGGACCCTCGCTTCGGTCCTCAAGCAGGCCAATTACCGCACTTACTTCACGGGGAAATGGCACCTGGGCGAAGCCGACCACGCGCTGCCTAATGCGCACGGTTATGATTTTATGGAGCACTGCTTCCTCTACCACCTCAACGCCTACACTTACGGCGATCCGAACCGGTTCCCCGATATGGATTTCAAGCTGCGACTCATGTTCAACATCGTCACCAAAGGTTCCCTCTCGGGCAAAGCGGGAGAGACTCCGAAGCAGGACTGGAGAGTCAACGGTTCCTACGTCGACACGCCGGAAAAGGGATTCGTCGGCATCCCCTTTCTCGATCAGTACGTCGAACAGTCAGGCCTGAAATTCCTGGAAGATGCCGCCAGACACCCCGATCAGCCCTTCTTTATCAACGTCAACTTCATGAAGGTCCACCAGCCCAACCTGCCGGCTCCCGAATTCAAACACAAATCCATCTCCAAAACCAAATACGCTGATTCCATCGTCGAGCTCGATACGCGCATCGGCAGCCTGATGAACAAACTCAAGGAACTCGGACTGGAGAAAGACACGCTCGTCTTCTTTACCACCGACAACGGCGCCTGGCAGGACGTCTACCCGGACGCGGGCTACACACCCTTCCGCGGCACGAAAGGGACCGTCCGCGAGGGGGGCAGCAGGGTCCCCGCCATCGCTGTCTGGCCCGGTAAAATCAAGGACGGCGTCCGCAATCACGACATCCTCGGCGGTCTGGACCTGATGGCCACCTTCGCTTCCCTCGCCGGTCTGGCACTTCCGGAAAACGACCGCGCAGGCAAACCGATTTACTTCGACAGCTACGACATGTCACCAGCCCTGTTCGGCACAGGCAAGTCGGAACGTAATTCCTGGTTCTACTTCACGGAAAATGAACTCGCACCGGGTGCCGCCCGTGTCGGCAAATACAAGGCCGTCTTCAACCTGCGGGGGGATGACGGACAGGCCACCGGCGGGCTGGCCGTCGATACCAACCTCGGCTGGAAAGGACCGGACAAGTATGTTGCCACCGTACCGCAGGTCTTTGACCTGCTGCAGGACCCGCAGGAACGTTATGACGTCTT contains:
- a CDS encoding PP2C family protein-serine/threonine phosphatase, whose translation is MRILVGWDNLQECELISMYLGVSDNDVVLCETPEEFLSAASEKGQWDIILMSITSPDPQTAYDHFEQVRQQHLDTPIVGACPGQDTFHLARFLTAGMRAYIIRDEGGDFMFLMEVTLESVVNSVKAERERFVAERLREEVESVRKLQESIIPSNIISPDRFDVSARYESSQIRVFGGQPVTLAGGDYYDVFMLDDENLVLLVGDASGHGMKACMSIMTMHTLVGMIRSNRYLDTAAFVSDVNNRLCDQAIVNDDGGFITLLYGILNSRTNKFQWTSAGAPIPIVHELETDQIYELGSLDDGGLPLGIVSDVEYDVHTSVVPPDSRLLIFTDGLAEAFPGEKEQFGEFGIPGIMKSLQESRSSCLDTALENLFRDSNAFTDGSGRHDDTSVVLLGRKN
- a CDS encoding arylsulfatase gives rise to the protein MRPQKYQLLSLILPALAAITCLTIALPAHAEQKKPNILLIVSDDTGYGDLGPYGGGEGRGMPTPNIDKMARAGMTFFSFYAQPSCTPGRAAIQTGRIPNRSGMTTVSFPGQGGGLPKAEWTLASVLKQANYRTYFTGKWHLGEADHALPNAHGYDFMEHCFLYHLNAYTYGDPNRFPDMDFKLRLMFNIVTKGSLSGKAGETPKQDWRVNGSYVDTPEKGFVGIPFLDQYVEQSGLKFLEDAARHPDQPFFINVNFMKVHQPNLPAPEFKHKSISKTKYADSIVELDTRIGSLMNKLKELGLEKDTLVFFTTDNGAWQDVYPDAGYTPFRGTKGTVREGGSRVPAIAVWPGKIKDGVRNHDILGGLDLMATFASLAGLALPENDRAGKPIYFDSYDMSPALFGTGKSERNSWFYFTENELAPGAARVGKYKAVFNLRGDDGQATGGLAVDTNLGWKGPDKYVATVPQVFDLLQDPQERYDVFMNNYTEHTWTLITFNAAIRNLLQTYVKYPPRKMQSEIYHGPITLTDYHRFKFVRDALKDEGMKFPKLFGN